The stretch of DNA CTATGCCCCTCCCTCCGGACCCCTCTGCCTCTCCCTCCGGAcccctctgcccctctctcttTGGACCCCTCCCTCCGGACCCCTCTGCTTCTCCCTTCGaatccctctcccctccctccggaCCACTATGCCCCTCCCTCTCTCTGgacccctctcccctccctccagaCCACTATGCCCCTCCCTCCGAATCCCTCTGCCCCTCCGTCCCGATCCCTCTGCTCCTCCGTCCCGACCCCTCTGCCCCTCCGTCCCGACCCCTCTGCCCCTCCGTCCCGACCCCTCTGCCCCTCCGTCCCGACCCCTCTGCCCCCTCCTCATAAATTAAACCCCTGTCTTTCTCTTACCCGGCTGAGCCCCCGGTTTGGCTGGTTTTATGGTGGATATCATTCCAGGTCACGCAGTCTGTGGCGCTTGTCGTGCGGGAGTCTCCCACGGTGAAGATCAGCTTCTGATTGAAGGCTTTCTTCAGCAGATCCAGAACCTCCCTGCCCTCCGTGTTATTCGGTAAGTACGCACTGCGTTGAGTGCCACGGAACCCCTTCCCGGGGTTAGGGTGGTCGTTCTGAATAAAGGAGATGATAAAATAATGAGTCACCGACCTGCGGAGTAACAATGACCACAAATATGACAACGAGGCTCCAGGACCTTCGGCCATGTTCAGACCATGTGTGATTTTGCTTATAtaaaaccccattcacttctattgtacATtactgctgatgttcagggcagaATCAACACtgaaaatctgcatgaaatccTCCATGTCTGAACAAGGCTCTAAAGAAGCCGGACGATGAGGTGGATTTTTCATTGCTGACCCCATGTTGTTAGGATATACCATCAATGACTGATCAGTGAGGATCTAATAGCCGGAACCCCACAACATCGAGCTGGGAATTCTCATCACAGCATCTGGTCAGGGTGTGTCAGCGAGGAGCCCAGGGGCCCCAACCAGTGAGCAGACATTGCTGGTGTACCCCATCCGTATGCAGCGCTCCCCAGACTTCTTTAGCTACGTATCCCCTACACTCACCTGCTGAATACCGCCTGGGATGTCATAGTGAATTGTGATGCTTCCACATCCAGGATATCCGGGCAGACTCACAGGTGAGGTTGTCTCTGTCATAGTCCCCGCAGGCTGGTTCCCTATGACAACACCGTATGGGACAGAGCACACCGGGCAGACTGGCTTCACCCATTGCTGGAGACAATCAGCGCAGAATTCATGTTTACATTTCTTCAGAACTTTCTTGTTCTTCATCTGGTCCAGGCAGATTgggcacttctcctcctcctcctccgcactCGTCTTTCTGTCAGGGGGATTAGTAGTGTCCATGGCCTCGTCAGTGTCGCCTCCAGAGGCAGCAGTTTGTATCTGGAGGATCTGCCGGAGCTTCTCTTCAGCAAAGTCCAGAAGGATTGGAGGAGCGATCAGGGTGATCGAGCCCTTCTCATGCTCCAGAATAACATCTACTCCCCCCTTCCACAGCCTCGAGCTGAACTGGGCGAGCTCTTCTTCTCCAATTCCCAGGGTCCCATTGATGGTTTTTCTCTGAAGGTTCATGATGGTGCTCTGCAGGAGGCTGGTGAAGCTGTGACAGGCATGTGCGCCCAGATCCGGGGCTCCGCTCATGGCTGTGAATGTGACACTCACATTCCTGTCTTTATCTTCTTCGTCCATCCGCACGCGGTACTTCTGCTGGAGCTCCTCAATCTCTCTGGACTTTAATTTCTTCAAGATGTCCATGTGCCTGGCGTCTACTAACACCTCGCTCTTTGTGTCTTTGGACGAGATGGTTATGACTCTGCGTGGCGGTGGCGGTCTGCTCTTTTCCGTCTGTAAAGCCTGAACCGCCAAGGCTAATTCCCGTTTAGGTCCTTGGAGAATTATGCGACCTCCGTCCACTATGACCAAGGTCTTGTGATGTTCCTTCATGTACTGTTTGGTGTCTTCTAGTGAAGCTTTCATGGCAGATATCGGTGCTTCCTTCTGGCTCCAGTCCTTGGCTACAGACTGAACCTTTTTGATAAAGATTTGCTTTGCTTTTACCACTGAGGAATTTGTCCCAAGAGGCTTCAGTTTGATGTAAGTGGCGTCCTTggaccttctcacttctgtcaccTTCACGTTAAACCGATTCTCTATCATTGCCACCTCCTCTCGGTAAATTGCAGCAAAGTATTCATATAAAGCTGTTTGAAGATTCAAGCACTCATCTCCATCTTCTTCTTCGTCCACCTCATCATGGACTGAAGGTGTTACAGCACCCCCAAGCTTCATCTGGAGGAAGTTATACAACTTTCCTATCATCTTGTAGTTTCCACGGACCTCAACGCTGGATTCAGACGGCATCATCTTCAGGGATGGAAATGTTTGTCTGATTTCCTGCAAGATCTTCTTAGGGAACACGTCTGTGTTTAGTATTGTAGAAGTCTCCAAAAATATCTGGAAAGTAAGAAAAAAGCAACTGTGAGATGAAGCTGAAGAAGAGCACACCCTCCTGTGCACCGTTGGCTGGGGAACGTGCGGCCTGACCGTCCTGTGCCCATCTGCTGGGGATTGCCTAACCCTCCTGTGTCCCGTCTGCTGGGGATTGCCTAACCCTCCTGTGTCCCGTCTGCTGGGGATTGCCTAACCCTCCTGTGTCCCGTCTGCTGGGGATTGCCTAACCCTCCTGTGTCCCGTCTGCTGGGGATCACGTGGTTCCACCCTCCTGGGTCCCGTTTGCTGGGGATCACGTGGTTCCACCCTCCTGTTTCCCGTTTGCTGGGGATCATGTGGTTCCACCCTCCTGTGCACTGTCTGCTGGGGATAACATGGTTCGACCCTCCTGTACCCATCTGCTGGGGTTCGCCCAACCCTCCTGTGCCCATCAGCTGGGGATTGCCCAACCCTCCTGTGCCCATCTGCTAGGGATCGCCCAACCCTCCTGTGCCCCGTCTGCTGGGGATTGCCCAACCCTCCTGTGCCCCGTCTGCTGGGGATCGCCCAACCCTCCTGTGCCCCGTCTGCTGGGGATCGCCCAACCCTCCTGTGCCCCGTCTGCTGGGGATCGCCCAACCCTCCTGTGCCCCGTCTGCTGGGGATCTTATAGCCTGACTCTTATGACAGGAAAGAGCTATTCTCCACATCTCcaatgcgcctgttcctcggagcattatgacgtcatcgcgcaggcgcagtggagatgtctgagcagggaagcggtcagacattcactgcgcatgcgccgaatacaggcgctcacagggaggatcgcattcaggaggagatgggcgggctggagggacgcgctgggcggcggcagtttatgaaggtagaccgagcctctaggtgctaatgacgcctccatagcacctagaggctcattagcatatctataaaagttctttttttagcgaaacggctgccccaaaacctattatattaggatggtttggcagagcaattatgtgaaacgaagtggtagaaaccctttaaattcacAGCTAATTTACCTCAAAAGGCTGACTGCGACCTGACGGCGCAGTGTGAAGAGACACTAACAGTAAGAGTTTTTTAGGCCGGTGGACATGGGCTCAACACATGATGCGACTACAGAGTAGCGCAGGAAGAGGGTGGAAAGTAAGAGATCTTCAGCCAAGTATGCGTGTCACGGCCAAAGTCACAGTGTAGCCCGAGCTCATCGGTATTAAgatcagggctccagactaaaaaaaatacctagtagccattggctcctgaactgaaaaatttaggagccaaataaaatttttcgccaaatcgaaaccgaataaaaattttggtatcgtgacaacgctacgccgatcagattggagtagggttgtttcgataccaaagttttgattcactttcgtcaccataaaaaagtattgcgatactcaataccgtgcaaaaaaaacaccaaaaaaagctgcgtgcattttatgaaacgttcggcccataatagaacagtcctatcctattgtttggggtgacaaggtgacaaaaaaatggcgaatgctcaccgcgtaggagatattttttaataatttaatagtttggacttttcggacgcagcgctatgtaatatgtttatttattgtttatatattttatatgcaaaattgggaaaggggggatttaaacttaatattttagggtactttcacactagcgtttttcatttccggcatagagttccgtcacaggggctctataccggaaaagatgtcttcaggtcagtctttttgactgatcaggcaaaagataaaaccgcagcattctacggttttatctctggcgaaaaaaactgaagacttgcctgaatgccggattctgcatttttccccataggaatgtattcatcactgtgctcatcacatgatacatcacatgatccatcaccatggtaatggaccatgtgataagctcagtgacgtcaccacaggtcctgaagaaagaacaggagaccggcagctgcgcgatcaactggagaaggtgagttaattaaaaaaaaaaataattttaaccctcattggcactgcgccaacaatgtttattatactggggggggggggggggggcgccgcactcaatgtttattatactggggggccgcactcaatgtttattatactgggggggccgcactcaatgtttattatactggggggccgcactcaatgtttattatactgggggggggccgcactcaatgtttattatactgggggggccgcactcaatgtttattatactggggggccgcactcaatgtttattatactggggggggccgcactcaatgtttattatactgggggggccgcactcaatgtttattatactgggggggccgcactcaatgtttattatactgggggggccgcactcaatgtttattatactggggggggccgcactcaatgtttattatactggggcggccgcactcaatgtttattatactggggggggccgcactcaatgtttattatactggggggggccgcactcaatgtttattatactgggggggccgcactcaatgtttattatactggggggccgcactcaatgtttattatactggggggccgcactcaatgtttattatactgggggggccgcactcaatgtttattatactggggggccgcactcaatgtttattatactgggggggccgcactcaatgtttattatactggggggggccgcactcaatgtttattatactgggggggccgcactcaatgttattatactgggggggccgcactcaatgtttattatactggggggggccgcactcaatgtttattatactggggggggccgcactcaatgtttattatactggggggccgcactcaatgtttattatactgggggggccgcactcaatgtttattatactggggggccgcactcaatgtttattatactggggggggggccgcactcaatgtttattatactgggggggggggccgcactcaatgtttattatactggggggggggggggggggccgcactcaatgttattatactggggggggggccgcactcaatgtttattatatactggggggggggccgcactcaatgtttattatactggggggggcgcactcaatgtttattatactggggggggccgcactcaatgtttattatactgggtgggcggccgcactcaatgtttattatactggggggggcgcactcaatgtttattatgctggggggggccgcactcaatgtttattatacaggtgggccgcactcaatgtttattatactgggggggggggccgcactcaatgtttattatactgggggggggccgcactcaatgttattatactggggggggtgggccgcactcaatgtttattatactggggNNNNNNNNNNNNNNNNNNNNNNNNNNNNNNNNNNNNNNNNNNNNNNNNNNNNNNNNNNNNNNNNNNNNNNNNNNNNNNNNNNNNNNNNNNNNNNNNNNNNaaaaacaccaaaaaaagctgcgtgcattttatgaaacgttcggcccatatagaacagtcctatccattgtttggggtgacaaggtgacaaaaaaatggcgaatgctcaccgcgtaggagatattttttaataatttaatagtttggacttttcggacgcagcgctatgtaatatgtttatttattgtttatatattttatatgcaaaattggaaagggggatttaaacttaatatttagggtactttcacactagcgtttttcatttccgcatagagttccgtcacaggggctctataccggaaaagatgtcttcaggtcagtctttttgactgatcaggcaaaagataaaaccgcagcattctacgttttatctctggcgaaaaaaaactgaagacttgcctgaatgccggattctgcatttttccccataggaatgtattcatCACtgtctcatcacatgatacatcacatgatccatcaccatggtaatggaccatgtgataagctcagtgacgtcaccacaggtcctgaagaaagaacaggagaccggcagctgcgcgatcaactggagaaggtgagttaattaaaaaaaaaaaataattttaaccctcattggcactgcgccaacaatgtttattatactggggggggggggggggggggggcgccgcactcatgtttattatactggggggccgcactcaatgtttattatactggggggggccgcactcaatgtttattatactggggggccgcactcaatgtttattatactgggggggggggggggggccgcactcaatgttattatactgggggggccgcactcaatgtttattatactgggggggccgcactcaatgtttattatactgggggggccgcactcaatgtttattatactgggggggccgcactcaatgtttattatactgggggggccgcactcaatgtttattatactggggggggccgcactcaatgtttattatactgggggggccgcactcaatgtttattatactgggggcggccgcactcaatgtttattatactgggggggggccgcactcaatgtttattatactggggggggccgcactcaatgtttattatactgggggggggccgcactcaatgtttattatactggggggccgcactcaatgtttattatactggggggccgcactcaatgtttattatactggggggccgcactcaatgtttattatactggggggccgcactcaatgtttattatactgggggggccgcactcaatgtttattatactggggggggccgcactcaatgtttattatactgggggggccgcactcaatgtttattatactgggggggccgcactcaatgtttattatactgggggggccgcactcaatgtttattatactgggggggccgcactcaatgtttattatactggggggggccgcactcaatgtttattatactgggggggccgcactcaatgtttattatactggggggggggccgcactcaatgtttattatactgggggggggggccgcactcaatgtttattatactggggggggggccgcactcaatgtttattatactgggggggggggccgcactcaatgtttttttatactgggggggggccgcactcaatgtttattatactgggggggggccgcactcatgtttattatactgggggggggcgcactcaatgtttattatactggggggggccgcactcaatgtttattatactggggggccgcactcaatgtttattatactgggggggggggccgcactcaatgtttattatactgggggggggccgcactcaatgtttattatactgggggggccgcactcaatgtttattatactggggggggccgcactcaatgtttattataccggggggggccgcactcaatgtttattataccggggggggccgcactcaatgtttattatactgggggggggcgcactcaatgtttattatactggggggggccgcactcaatgtttattatactgggtgggccgcactcaatgtttattatactgggggggccgcactcaatgtttattatactggggggggggggggccgcactcaatgtttattatactgggggggggccgcactcaatgtttattatactggggggggcgccgcactcaatgtttattataccgggggggccgcactcaatgtttattataccggggggggccgcactcaatgtttattatactggggggggggcgcactcaatgtttattatactggggtgttgggggggggggggcgcactgcgccaccaatgaagataactgacctgttaatacaaatacaggaggcgggtgccggcacccgacctccatgacagggggctgcgatcagcggcagttaacccctcaggtgccgctccctgtcatagaggtcgggtgccgctatttgattccagcacccgcctcctgtatttgtattaacaggtcagttatcttcattggtggcgcagtggccacagccccttccCCTGTCCCTCTccttattggccgcggcggcagcagcacagggggagggagagactcttccactgcgctgctgataagaacatgatagttcagcttctgtgccccgccgctgtattcagagctgcgcacggctctagtcgcaaatggcgacaagactaaaaaggcttgtcgccatttgtaaattctaagtcgcattgggcgaccattttggtcgccatctggagccttgAAGACCTCACAAAAATGCCTCCGACCCAGAGCAGAAACCGCCCCACCCCAGAGCAGACACCGCCCCACCCCAGAGCAGACACCGCCCCACCCCAGAGCAGACACCGCCCCACCCCAGAGCAGACACCGCCCCACCCCAGAGCAGACACCGCCCCACCCCAGAGCAGACACCGCCCCACCCCAGAGCAGACACCGCCCCACTCCAGAGCAGACACCGCCCCACCCCAGAGCAGACACCGCCCCACCCCAGAGCAGACACCGCCCCACTCCAGAGCAGACACCGCCCCACTCCAGAGCAGACACCGCCCCACTCCAGAGCAGACACCGCCCCACTCCAGAGCAGACACCGCCCCACCCCAGAGCAGGCACCGCCCCACTCCAGAGCAGACACCGCCCCACCCCAGAGCAGGCACCGCGCCCACCCTCACAGCAGGCACAGGAccccccaaacacacacacacacagagcagaCACCACCCACCTCCAAGCAGGCacagaacccccccaccccagagcagACACCACCCCCACCCCCAGAGCAGGCACCACCCACCTCCAAGCaggcacagccccccccccaccccagaccAGACACCACCCCCAGAGCAGGCACCACCCACCTCCAAGCAGGCACAGAATTCCCTCTCACCCCAGAGCAGGCACCACGCCCACCCTCACAGCAGGCACAGGAccccccaaacacacacacagagcagaCACCACCCACCTCCAAGCAGGCACAGAACCCTCCCACCCCAGAGCAGACACCACCCCTACCCTCAGAGTAGGCACCACCCCCACCCCCAGAGCAGGCACCACCCACCTCCAAGCaggcacagagccccccccccccacccccagagCAGGCACCACCCACCTCCAAGCAGGCACAGAACCCTCCCACCCCAGAGCAGACACCACCCCCACCACCAGAACAGGCACCACCCACCTCCAAGCAGGCACAGAACCCCCCCCACGCCAGAGCAGACACCACCCCCACCCCCAGAGCAGGCACCACCCACCTCCAAGCaggcacagaccccccccccaccccagagcagACACCACCCCACCCCCAGAGCAGGCACCACCCCCCTTCAAGCaggcacagacccccccccacccccagagCAGGCACCACCCCCACAGCAGGCACCACCCACCTCCAAGCaggcacagagcccccccccaccccagacaCCACCCCCAGAGCAGGCACCACCCACCTCCAAGCAGGCACAGAGCACCCCCCACCCCAGACCAGACACCACCCCCCAGAGCAGGCACCACCCACCTCCAAGCAggcacagaaccccccccccccaccccagagcagACACCACCCCCACCCCCAGAGCAGGCACCACCCACCTCCAAGCAggcacagagccccccccaccccagaccagaccccaccCTTACCCCCAGAGCAGGCACCACCCACCTCCAAGCaggcacagagccccccccccccaccccagaccAGACACCACCCCCACCCCCAGAGCAGGCACCACCCACCTCCAAGCaggcacagacccccccccccaccccagaccAGACACCACCCCCAGAGCAGGCACCACCCACCTCCAAGCAGGCACAGAACCCCCCCCAGAGTATGCACAGAACACCCACCACACACACAGAGCAGACACCACCCCCACCCCACAGTAGGCACCGCCTCCACCCCAGAGCAGACACCGCCCCACCCCAGAGCAGACACCGCCCCACCCCAGAGCAGACACCGCCCCACCCCAGAGCAGACACCGCCCCACTCCAGAGCAGACACCGCCCCACTCCAGAGCAGACACCGCCCCACTCCAGAGCAGACACCGCCCCACCCCAGAGCAGACACCGCCCCACTCCAGAGCAGACACCGCCCCACCCCAGAGCAGGCACCGCGCCCACCCTCACAGCAGGCACAGGAccccccaaacacacacacacacagagcagaCACCACCCACCTCCAAGCAGGCacagaacccccccaccccagagcagACACCACCCCCACCCCCAGAGCAGGCACCACCCACCTCCAAGCaggcacagacccccccccaccccagaccAGACACCACCCCCAGAGCAGGCACCACCCACCTCCAAGCAGGCACAGAATTCCCTCTCACCCCAGAGCAGGCACCACGCCCACCCTCACAGCAGGCACAGGAccccccaaacacacacacagagcagaCACCACCCACCTCCAAGCAGGCACAGAACCCTCCCACCCCAGAGCAGACACCACCCCTACCCTCAGAGTAGGCACCACCCCCACCCCCAGAGCAGGCACCACCCACCTCCAAGCaggcacagagcccccccccccacccccagagCAGGCACCACCCACCTCCAAGCAGGCACAGAACCCTCCCACCCCAGAGCAGACACCACCCCCACCACCAGAACAGGCACCACCCACCTCCAAGCAGGCACAGAACCCTCCCACCCCAGAGCAGACACCACCCCCACCCCCAGAGCAGGCACCACCCACCTCCAAGCAGGCACAGAACCCCCCCCCACGCCAGAGCAGACACCACCCCCACCCCCAGAGCAGGCACCACCCACCTCCAAGCAGGCACagaacccccccccaccccagagcagACACCACCCCACCCCCAGAGCAGGCACCACCCCCCTTCAAGCAGGCAcagaaccccccccacccccagagCAGGCACCACCCCCACAGCAGGCACCACCCACCTCCAAGCaggcacagaccccccccccaccccagacaCCACCCCCAGAGCAGGCACCACCCACCTCCAAGCAGGCACagcgccccccccaccccagaccAGACACCACCCCCCAGAGCAGGCACCACCCACCTCCAAGCAggcacagaacccccccccccaccccagagcagACACCACCCCCACCCCCAGAGCAGGCACCACCCACCTCCAAGCaggcacagacccccccccaccccagaccagaccccaccCTTACCCCCAGAGCAGGCACCACCCACCTCCAAGCaggcacagagcccccccccccccaccccagaccAGACACCACCCCCACCCCCAGAGCAGGCACCACCCACCTCCAAGCaggcacagcccccccccccccaccccagaccAGACACCACCCCCAGAGCAGGCACCACCCACCTCCAAGCAGGCACAGAACCCCCCCCAGAGTATGCACAGAACACCCACCACACACACAGAGCAGACACCACCCCCACCCCACAGTAGGCACCGCCTCCGCCCCAGAGTAGGCACCGCCCCACCCCAGAGAAGGCACAGaacccaccccatacacacagaGCAGATACCAGCCCCGCTCCCAGAGTAGGCACCTGTAGTGCCCTAGAGCAAGGAGTAGTTTGACATTTGCCtatatcccctatgcaaagtaaaaacttcttactttatttctcttgaaagggttaacttatactttgtttaatactgtgtacctgcattttatatattgtgatatatatcctgctcattatcactgtatttacatggctctgtggaaagggttaatgaatactgagagactgttaggactttgattgagaatctggttattttccacagctgccatagagtctaaagaagaccatgttttttttttttttgggggggggggggggggggggagaaacccCCAGACTTGTTTATCACCAAAAGCAGACAGCctgaccctttaaccccttcaggactgaAAGGATTGGTTCCCTTCTTCTAAGACCACCTTGGTTTGAAGCTACTGGATCCAGGAGAGATATTTCTCGGTGGCAAGAAAGACACATGCACACTTAAAGTGACCAAGAAATACTCTAATTTATTGTCAgcatattgtcacggctgaggatggggaaaccctcagccgtgcgatgccagaagatgtttggaAGCTACTAGGCCAgaaacaacagaattagggagcaggtcacctcctagcgcatccctaatctgaccctgactcctagctgcatgagccgaccttgatggttctgcggatccctactgaccctccgccgatccctgagctaggagctgggtagacagcccgttcctcctggacacggagaaacaggagtctaaactggccgagctgcaaAGGGATAGGAACagaaacagcctatggatatggcaggagggtGAAAAGCACTTCCacccttacctgccacagacacactgactggatcccgtgcacacaagctgatgtccacacccaaaCATCAAAGGACACAGGAAGCCAGATCCACAGCCGCAGTAATCATAAACATCACATATACACAAAATGACATCACGTaagaacttatgaccacaagggtggccctcactggcggatggtataataccaggaggatgactccagcatacaccatggctgaagtaccccccaGATAcaagcatccagcaggagctaaatagccccaagtggccgcACCCACAGACACACCTAGTGCTCACAcagtaggaagggaattaacccttccaataccaggcaagggatggaaactacttaaagggaacctgtcatgtggagatTTgaatataatctaactaattatatacaatcattaactactaaaaagtgccctaggcctctttcacacttgcgttgtccggatccggcgtgcactccacttgccggaattacactccggatccggaaaaacgcaagtgtactgaaagcatttgaagacggaaccgtcttcaaaatgctttcagtgtt from Bufo bufo chromosome 7, aBufBuf1.1, whole genome shotgun sequence encodes:
- the DTX3L gene encoding E3 ubiquitin-protein ligase DTX3L; translation: MEEQGPGRPTYSMEEQGPGRPTYSMEAQGPGRPTYSMEAQGPGRPTYSMEAQGPGGPTYSMEAQGPGGPTYSMEAQGPGGPTYSMEAQGPGGPTYSMEAQGPGGPTYSMEAQGPGGPTYSMEAQGPGGPTYSMEAQGPGGPTDSMEEQCPGFPVLVLLPQKQTKFILKIKKYFSSKNKSGGEETCEVTEIDPCTYQVCFQDPEARGRVLQRTDHVIESIPVQVTIWEDGPHHRHQPPRTPRSADLYKEDRAGNNYRDPGRPELPEGDDGSSSHPTDHKTDDDVSSAASAEVRGPPFPEIFLETSTILNTDVFPKKILQEIRQTFPSLKMMPSESSVEVRGNYKMIGKLYNFLQMKLGGAVTPSVHDEVDEEEDGDECLNLQTALYEYFAAIYREEVAMIENRFNVKVTEVRRSKDATYIKLKPLGTNSSVVKAKQIFIKKVQSVAKDWSQKEAPISAMKASLEDTKQYMKEHHKTLVIVDGGRIILQGPKRELALAVQALQTEKSRPPPPRRVITISSKDTKSEVLVDARHMDILKKLKSREIEELQQKYRVRMDEEDKDRNVSVTFTAMSGAPDLGAHACHSFTSLLQSTIMNLQRKTINGTLGIGEEELAQFSSRLWKGGVDVILEHEKGSITLIAPPILLDFAEEKLRQILQIQTAASGGDTDEAMDTTNPPDRKTSAEEEEEKCPICLDQMKNKKVLKKCKHEFCADCLQQWVKPVCPVCSVPYGVVIGNQPAGTMTETTSPVSLPGYPGCGSITIHYDIPGGIQQNDHPNPGKGFRGTQRSAYLPNNTEGREVLDLLKKAFNQKLIFTVGDSRTTSATDCVTWNDIHHKTSQTGGSAGFGYPDPEYLKRVRDELKAKGVE